A genomic region of Oncorhynchus mykiss isolate Arlee chromosome 2, USDA_OmykA_1.1, whole genome shotgun sequence contains the following coding sequences:
- the LOC110489634 gene encoding zinc finger protein 516 codes for MNPRESGGGVEDMETQAGGLALGEEGGKASHRGDGEEGEEDKASAYDCNVCGRSFPFQSSLSQHMRRHTGARPYKCPYCDHRASQKGNLKVHIRSHKLRTLTSHHPEEEEGPEEEEEGSGEVGVSEGLDGGTSPTKSSSACNRVVNGDANTEEGIGKTAVRSVKREKSSSEQRPYCCRLCGYQTQREDQLLSHIEKVHITADMEDETNPVSQEAVATEGEAGTQVTDGAFPCETCGQVFTQAWFLKSHMKKHAGLLEHCCRVCGRRFREAWFLKSHMKTHNGSKASGRGKPKADSQEAAATINDVAQDPETNVTSTSLYQVCSKCGNLFHDRESLRAHEKVHNQAKQPTQGQRPSDDGDSPSAKRRLLDYLSLRPADEVKPQEEKRRLGQRIPELDPVCSYQAWQLATRGRVLEPVESYSIKATVGGEGDEALAGGTVVYEKESSRYILEGQQRERRSGRRSSASGGGGSSHHTSPGERTPESLSDSEYRPSSRQGRRPSSFQQSQSKSTECFECGKVFRSRHQMIVHQRVHQRRDGGRGSGSGGDNRAGQGVDRWGSTSDPESGSPSRPSTPGYGNSPPASTLGEDAPEMSTANAVQLADEKSYVCSLCDFVSTESSAFLSHLRLQHTSDGRPIPIPNPSSSSERGTPSSFPKLKRALLDGLAQSSAPHPYLSARPSRDKCTAEGSSPTDPHHVAPLDLCVRAEGHRGPTSSALQQKGLPSHKCSYCSHSTHYLEVLWMHQTVAHRINSSALAPKWALLKNGFKGPRELSSSRRRTGPPPALDGRECPPLPPVVRTPRTRPPSLNGGQKKDGRDRAASQPSTSSSSTQGSSSSASGSQSVRPSRAGSRQRGEAVPDQGHRSRSNSRPRVEIYPRGGSSTGSLEKSTAAGAPQRPSAPSPSVGGTTRLVDRYMLPQEGLGFMLSSKHGLAEYSRARSSPQPQPKPSSSQSHTQSHPQSQVRPRAERPAHNTTTAGQGYGASHSQTLGSAVQVSSASSSYSAQHAEVKQEEARRVETPELPMDILSFLKNCNSNDLATLYHRWGAANPLLDPTGMLRSLVRQGEYGCQECGKSFSQPSHLRTHMRSHTVVFDYNGLRGADAQTNPSEAPKQGRDRSGAASARTEPLRKGT; via the exons ATGAACCCcagagagagcggaggaggagtggaggacatgGAGACCCAGGCGGGAGGTTTGGCGTTGGGGGAAGAGGGTGGCAAGGCCAGCCatagaggagatggagaagagggggaagaagacAAGGCCTCAGCCTACGACTGCAACGTGTGTGGCCGCAGCTTCCCCTTCCAGAGCTCTCTGTCGCAGCACATGCGGCGCCACACAGGCGCACGCCCCTACAAGTGTCCCTACTGTGACCACCGTGCCTCCCAGAAGGGCAACCTCAAGGTCCACATCCGCAGCCACAAACTGCGCACACTCACTAGCCACCACcccgaggaggaggaggggccagaggaggaagaggaggggtcaGGTGAAGTGGGTGTGTCCGAGGGCCTGGACGGTGGAACCAGTCCGACGAAGAGCAGCTCGGCCTGTAACAGGGTCGTCAACGGCGACGCTAACACAGAAGAGGGCATAGGGAAGACGGCGGTGAGGAGTGTCAAAAGGGAGAAGTCGAGCTCTGAGCAGCGGCCATATTGCTGCCGTCTGTGCGGGTACCAGACCCAGCGCGAGGACCAACTCCTCAGTCACATCGAGAAGGTCCACATCACAGCCGACATGGAGGACGAGACTAACCCAGTGAGTCAGGAGGCAGTGGCAACGGAGGGAGAAGCAGGGACTCAGGTCACTGATGGGGCCTTCCCCTGTGAGACGTGTGGCCAGGTGTTCACACAGGCCTGGTTTCTTAAGTCCCACATGAAGAAACACGCAGGCCTCCTTGAGCACTGTTGTCGGGTGTGTGGCCGTCGCTTCAGGGAAGCCTGGTTCCTCAAGAGCCACATGAAGACCCACAATGGCTCCAAGGCCTCCGGCCGGGGGAAACCCAAGGCAGACTCCCAAGAGGCCGCGGCCACCATCAACGACGTGGCCCAAGACCCAGAGACCAATGTGACCTCCACAAGCCTTTACCAGGTTTGCTCCAAGTGTGGCAACCTGTTCCATGACCGAGAGAGCCTGAGGGCCCACGAGAAGGTCCACAACCAGGCTAAGCAGCCGACACAGGGCCAGAGACCTAGTGACGACGGGGACTCTCCCAGTGCCAAAAGGCGCCTCTTGGACTACCTCAGCCTCCGCCCAGCTGACGAAGTAAAGCCCCAGGAAGAGAAGAGGCGCTTGGGCCAGAGAATCCCCGAGCTGGACCCAGTTTGTAGCTACCAGGCCTGGCAGCTGGCTACTCGGGGCAGGGTTCTGGAGCCTGTGGAGTCATACAGTATAAAGGCTACGGTAGGTGGGGAAGGGGACGAGGCCCTGGCTGGAGGGACCGTGGTGTACGAGAAGGAGAGCAGCCGCTACATCCTGGAGGGCCAGCAGAGGGAGAGACGCTCAGGGAGACGCAGCAGCGCCAGTGGGGGAGGGGGTAGTAGCCACCACACCTCCCCGGGGGAGCGCACCCCCGAGAGTCTGAGCGACTCGGAGTACCGTCCCTCCTCCCGCCAGGGCCGACGTCCCTCGTCCTTCCAGCAGAGCCAGTCCAAGTCCACCGAGTGCTTTGAGTGCGGAAAGGTGTTCCGCAGCCGCCACCAGATGATTGTGCACCAGCGGGTCCACCAGAGGCGAGACGGGGGCAGGGGTTCCGGGTCCGGAGGGGACAACAGGGCAGGGCAAGGAGTGGACCGCTGGGGATCCACCAGTGACCCTGAATCAGGCTCCCCCAGCAGGCCCAGCACCCCAGGGTACGGGAACTCACCACCAGCCTCCACCCTGGGAGAGGACGCCCCTGAGATGAGCACCGCCAATGCAGTCCAACTGGCAG ATGAGAAGTCTTATGTCTGCAGCCTGTGTGACTTTGTCAGCACAGAGTCCTCTGCCTTCCTGTCCCATCTACGTCTCCAGCACACCAGTGACGGCCGCCCCATTCCAATTCCCAACCCCAGCTCCAGCTCTGAGAGAGGCACCCCCAGTAGCTTCCCCAAGCTGAAGAGGGCCCTCCTCGATGGGCTTGCTCAATCCTCTGCCCCCCACCCTTACCTCTCTGCCCGGCCGTCAAGAGACAAATGCACCGCCGAGGGCAGTTCACCCACTGACCCTCACCATGTTGCTCCTCTGGACCTGTGTGTGAGAGCCGAGGGCCACAGGGGCCCGACCTCCTCAGCCCTTCAGCAGAAGGGCCTGCCCAGTCATAAGTGCTCTTACTGCTCCCACTCCACCCACTACCTGGAGGTGCTGTGGATGCACCAGACTGTCGCCCATCGTATCAACAGCAGCGCCCTGGCCCCCAAATGGGCCCTCCTGAAGAATGGCTTCAAAGGCCCCCGGGAGCTTTCATCCTCCAGGAGACGCACGGGCCCTCCTCCTGCTCTGGATGGGAGGGAGTGCCCCCCGTTGCCCCCTGTGGTGCGCACCCCCCGCACACGCCCCCCATCGTTGAATGGGGGCCAGAAGAAAGACGGCAGGGACAGGGCAGCCAGTCAACCCagcacctcttcctcctccacacaAGGATCCTCCTCTTCTGCCTCAGGCTCCCAGAGTGTGCGGCCTTCCAGGGCAGGCAGCAGACAGAGAGGCGAGGCTGTGCCAGATCAGGGCCACCGCTCTCGCTCCAACTCCAGGCCCAGGGTGGAGATCTACCCACGGGGAGGCTCCTCGACCGGCTCCCTGGAGAAGAGCACTGCGGCCGGGGCTCCCCAGCGACCCTCAGCCCCTAGCCCCAGTGTTggaggaaccaccaggctggtgGATAGGTACATGTTGCCTCAGGAAGGCCTTGGATTCATGCTGTCCAGCAAACATGGCCTGGCAGAGTACAGCAGAGCCAGGAGCTCGCCTCAGCCCCAGCCCAAGCCCAGCAGCTCCCAGTCCCACACCCAGTCTCACCCCCAGTCCCAGGTCAGACCCAGGGCAGAGCGCCCAGCCCACAACACCACCACGGCAGGCCAGGGCTACGGAGCCTCCCACTCCCAGACACTAGGGAGCGCCGTCCAGGTATCCTCCGCCTCTTCCTCCTACTCAGCCCAGCATGCGGAGGTGAAACAGGAGGAGGCACGGAGGGTGGAGACACCAGAGCTGCCCATGGACATCTTGAGCTTCCTGAAGAACTGCAACTCCAATGACCTGGCGACACTCTACCACCGCTGGGGCGCCGCCAACCCCCTACTGGACCCCACAG